The nucleotide sequence CGCGAGAACGGCAACGTCATCACCGGCGCCGCGCTGGAGGAGTCGGTCGACCGCGTCATCGGCGGGCCCCGCCGCAAGAGCCGCATCATCAGCGAGCACGAGAAGAAGATCACCGCCTACCACGAGGGTGGTCACGCGCTGGCCGCGTGGGCGATGCCGGACATCGAGCCGGTGTACAAGGTGACGATCCTGGCCCGCGGGCGCACCGGCGGCCACGCCCTGGCCGTGCCCGAGGACGACAAGGGCCTGATGACCCGCTCGGAGATGCTGGCTCGGCTGGTGATGGCCATGGGTGGCCGCGCCGCCGAGGAGCTGGTCTTCCACGAGCCCACCACCGGGGCGTCGTCGGACATCGACCAGGCCACCAAGATCGCCCGCGCCATGGTCACCGAGTACGGCATGAGCTCGCGCCTCGGCGCGGTGCGCTACGGCCAGGAGCAGGGCGACCCCTTCCTGGGCCGCACCATGGGCACCCAGAGCGACTACTCCCTCGAGGTCGCCCACGAGATCGACGAGGAGGTGCGGGCGCTCATCGAGGCCGCGCACACCGAGGCGTGGGAGATCCTGAACACCTACCGCGACGTGCTCGACGAGCTGGCCGCAGAGCTGCTGGAGACCGAGACGCTCAACCGCAAGGACCTGCAGCGGGTCTTCGCCGACGTGCAGAAGCGTCCGCGGATCACCGCGTTCAACGACTTCGGTGGACGCACCCCCTCGGACAAGCCGCCGGTGAAGACTCCGGGCGAGCTGGCGATGGAGCGCGGCGAGCCGTGGCCGCCGGCCCCGCCGGAGCCGTACTTCCGCAAGCAGACGGAGCCGGTGGGTGCCGGCAGCTACGGCCAGCAGAGCAACCAGGGTGGCTACCCCAACCAGGGCAGCCAGACCGGCCAGTGGGGGCAGGGCAACCAGGGCTCCTACGGCAACCAGGGCGCTCCCGGAAACCAGGGTTCCTACGGCAGCTCGCCCGGCGGCTACAGCTCGCCGCCGCGCAGCGGCTCCCGCCCGGACTACGGCGCCCCTCCCGGGTGGTCGGCCCCCGGCTGGCCCCCGCAGCGAGGCAACGACCGTCCCCAGCCGAACGGGCCGTGGCAGGGCGACGCCCAGCAGCCGGCGACCCCGGGCTACGGGAACCAGGGTCATGGCGGCCAGGGTTACGGCGAGCAGGGTTACGGCGACCAGGGTTACGGCGACCAGGGGCAGGGCCGGCAGGACAACGGCCAGCCCGCCGGCAACGGCTACTACGATGCCCCCGAGGGCAACGGGGGGCAGGGCGACGCCGGCGACGGTGGGGGAGCCCAGCACCGCCGCGACTGATGGTCGTGGTGCTGGTCCGGGGGACCGTTGCTGACAGCCGATCGAACTTGGAGGCCCGACGTGCCCACCCCTGTCCCTGCCGAGTCGCCTGCCGTGCCGGTGAGGGGGCCCGCGGTGCCGGGGAGTGACACCTTCGACCACGTCCGCGCGGCCAACGCGGTGCGCGAGCTGCTGCTCGCGGTGGGGGAGGACCCCGACCGCGCCGGGCTCAAGGAGACGCCGGAACGGGTGGCCCGCGCGTACCGGGAGATGTTCGCCGGCCTCTACACCGACCCCGACGAGGTGCTGGCCACCACCTTCGACGAGGGCCACGACGAGCTGGTGCTGGTCAAGGACATCCCGATGTACTCCACCTGCGAGCACCACCTGGTGCCCTTCCACGGGGTGGCCCACGTCGGCTACATCCCCGGCCACCACGGCCGCGTCACCGGCCTGTCCAAGCTGGCGCGCGTGGTGGACCTCTACGCCAAGCGGCCCCAGGTGCAGGAGCGGCTCACCGGTCAGGTGGCCGACGCGCTGATGCGCCGCCTCGACCCGCGTGGGGTGATCGTGGTGATGGAGGCCGAGCACCTGTGCATGGCCATGCGCGGCATCCGGAAGCCCGGTTCCACCACCACCACCTCGGCGGTGCGCGGGCAGTTCAAGACCTCGGCGCCCTCCCGCGCGGAGGCGCTGTCGCTGATCCGCGGCCGATGACCTTCGCCACGAGCACCGCCGGGCAGCGCTGCCAGGTGATGGGCATCCTCAACGTCACCTCCGACTCGTTCTCCGACGGTGGCCGCTACCTCGACCGGGGTGCGGCGATCGCGCACGGCGTGGAGCTGCGCCGTGCCGGTGCGGACGTGGTCGACGTCGGCGGGGAGTCCACCCGGCCCGGTGCGCAGCGGGTGGACGCCGCGGCCGAGACCGAGCGGGTGGTTCCCGTGGTGGCGGCGCTGTGCGCCGAGGGTGTGCCGGTGAGCGTGGACACCATGCGCGCCAGCGTCGCCGCGGCCGCCGTCGCCGCGGGCGCCACCATCATCAACGACGTCTCCGGCGGCAAGGCCGACCCGGACATGGCCCGGGTGGTGGCCGAGACCGGCGCCACCTGGGTGCTGATGCACTGGCGGGCGCACAGCGACACCATGGCCCAGCTGGCCACCTACGACGACGTGGTGGCCGACGTGCGGACCGAGCTGATGGCCCGGGTGGAGGAGGCGGTGCGGGCCGGGGTGGACCCCAGCCGGCTGGTCATCGACCCCGGCCTGGGCTTCGCCAAGACCGGCGACCACAACTGGGCGCTGCTGCGCGCGCTGCCCGACCTCGTCGCCACCGGGCTGCCCGTGCTGGTCGGCGCCTCTCGCAAGCGGTTCCTCGGCGCGCTGCTGGCCGACGCCGACGGCACCCCGCGCCCGGCCGCCGGCCGGGAGGTGGCCACCGCGGTGCTCAGCGCGCTGGCGGCCACCCACGGCGCCTGGGGCGTGCGGGTGCACGACGTGCTCGCCTCGGTGGACGCGGTGGCCGTGGCCGGCGCCTGGCAACGAGGCTCGGCCACCGCATGAGCGCTCCCGGCGCCGACGGCGACCGCATCGAGCTGACCGGCCTGCGGGTGCGGGGAAACCACGGCGTGTTCGCCCACGAGAAGCGCGACGGCCAGGACTTCCTGGTCGACCTCACCGTGTGGGCCGACCTCGCCC is from Rhodococcus sp. X156 and encodes:
- the folP gene encoding dihydropteroate synthase, which gives rise to MTFATSTAGQRCQVMGILNVTSDSFSDGGRYLDRGAAIAHGVELRRAGADVVDVGGESTRPGAQRVDAAAETERVVPVVAALCAEGVPVSVDTMRASVAAAAVAAGATIINDVSGGKADPDMARVVAETGATWVLMHWRAHSDTMAQLATYDDVVADVRTELMARVEEAVRAGVDPSRLVIDPGLGFAKTGDHNWALLRALPDLVATGLPVLVGASRKRFLGALLADADGTPRPAAGREVATAVLSALAATHGAWGVRVHDVLASVDAVAVAGAWQRGSATA
- the ftsH gene encoding ATP-dependent zinc metalloprotease FtsH, which encodes MTRKPLYRTLAIVAGVLLVIFAFSYFGDNTRGYKSVDTSVALQQLADGNAESAQIDDREQQLRLTLKQPVDGDEKIITKYPSGAAEEIFNDVQDARLASYSTTVTQQSFLVSILSFMLPILLIMGLLFFVMNRMQGGGRGGVMGFGKSKAKQLSKDTPKTTFADVAGADEAVEELYEIKDFLQNPGRYQALGAKIPKGVLLYGPPGTGKTLLARAVAGEAGVPFFTISGSDFVEMFVGVGASRVRDLFEQAKQNSPCIIFVDEIDAVGRQRGAGMGGGHDEREQTLNQLLVEMDGFGARTGVILIAATNRPDILDPALLRPGRFDRQIPVAAPDLAGRRAILKVHSAGKPIAGDADLDGLAKRTVGMSGADLANVLNEAALLTARENGNVITGAALEESVDRVIGGPRRKSRIISEHEKKITAYHEGGHALAAWAMPDIEPVYKVTILARGRTGGHALAVPEDDKGLMTRSEMLARLVMAMGGRAAEELVFHEPTTGASSDIDQATKIARAMVTEYGMSSRLGAVRYGQEQGDPFLGRTMGTQSDYSLEVAHEIDEEVRALIEAAHTEAWEILNTYRDVLDELAAELLETETLNRKDLQRVFADVQKRPRITAFNDFGGRTPSDKPPVKTPGELAMERGEPWPPAPPEPYFRKQTEPVGAGSYGQQSNQGGYPNQGSQTGQWGQGNQGSYGNQGAPGNQGSYGSSPGGYSSPPRSGSRPDYGAPPGWSAPGWPPQRGNDRPQPNGPWQGDAQQPATPGYGNQGHGGQGYGEQGYGDQGYGDQGQGRQDNGQPAGNGYYDAPEGNGGQGDAGDGGGAQHRRD
- the folE gene encoding GTP cyclohydrolase I FolE — its product is MPGSDTFDHVRAANAVRELLLAVGEDPDRAGLKETPERVARAYREMFAGLYTDPDEVLATTFDEGHDELVLVKDIPMYSTCEHHLVPFHGVAHVGYIPGHHGRVTGLSKLARVVDLYAKRPQVQERLTGQVADALMRRLDPRGVIVVMEAEHLCMAMRGIRKPGSTTTTSAVRGQFKTSAPSRAEALSLIRGR